The nucleotide sequence GGTAAATCCCCGCATACAGACCAAAAACCGACCCCCCAAAGAGCACGTAGTGGAAATGAGCCACCACATAGTACGTATCGTGGACATGGACATCCACCGGCGCCGTCCCCAGCGTCACCCCGCTCAAGCCACCAACAACAAACATAATTAATAAGCCGATGGCAAACAACATGGCGCTGGTGTAGCGAATCTTGCCCCCCCACAGCGTCGCCGTCCAACTAAAGATTTTCACGCCCGTCGGCACCGCCACAATCAGGGTTGAGATGGTGAAAAACATACGCATCCAGGGCGGCGTCCCGCTGGTGAACATGTGGTGCACCCAGACAAACAACCCCACAAAACAAATCACCATGCTGGAACTCAAAATCGCCCGGTAACCAAAGATCGGCTTGCGGGCATGGACCGGGATCACCTCCGACATGATCCCAAAAATGGGCAAGATCATCAGGTACACCGCTGGGTGGGAATAAAACCAGAACAGGTGCTGGTAAATAATCACATTCCCGCCCGCATCCGGCTTGTAAAACGACGTGCCGAAATTAATATCAAACAGCAACAGAATCAGACCGATTGCCAAAACTGGTGTAGAGAGCAACGTCAAAATAGAGGTTGCCAGCATGGCCCAGCAAAACAGGGGCATTTTATCCCAGGGCATGCTCGGCACCCGCAGCTTGGCCATCGTCACGATGAAATTGACCGCCCCCAGAATAGACGACGTTCCCGCCAGCACGATACTCAAGCACCACATGGACTGGGCCATCGGCGCGGTGATCAAACTCAAGGGGGGATAGGCCGTCCACCCCGCCTGCGCACCCCCAAACAGAAAACTTCCCAGTAGCAACAACCCCGCCGGGGGCAACAGCCAAAACGCCAACGCATTCAAGCGGGGAAACGCCATATCCCGCGCTCCGATCATCAAGGGCACCAAATAGTTGCCGAAGCCCCCAATCGCTGCCGGCACAATCCAGCCAAAAATCATAATCGTGCCGTGGTTGGTCAGCAGGGCGTTATACAAATTGGGGTCAATCACATCGGGGTCAGGGGTATAAAGTTCCGTGCGCATCACCACCGCCATCAGTCCCCCGATGAGATAAAACACAAAGGAAAACACCAGGTACTGGATGCCGATGACCTTGTGGTCGGTGTTGAACGTGAAGTAGTGATACCACCTCCAGGCCTTGGGATGGTTCTCCGGAACCACCGACATATCGTGCGAGATAGGAATTTGCGCTTGGGCCATGGTCTCCCCCCTTGTCACATAAACTACTGATGATCGGTGTTGACCGCCACCGTTGAAGCCATATCAGGATTTTGGGCAGCCAGATTTTCCGCCAGCCATTTTTCGTAATCCTCCTGGGTATGGACATGCACCCGCGTACGCATCGCCCCGTGATAGGCTCCACACAATTCCGCACAAACGACCGGGTAATCCCCTACCTTGGTGGCCGTAAACCGCAAGACCGTATCTTGGCCGGGGATGGCATCCTGCTTCAGACGAAACTGGGGCACCCAAAAGGAATGAATCACATCCGCCGATTTGATGTTGAGCTGCACCGTTTTATGCACCGGGATATGCAATTCACCCGACACGATGCCCTCGGGATAGTTAAAAATCCAGGCATACTGCATGCCCGTCACCGTGACCGTCACATCCGGTTCGCCACTGCCGCCAAAACCGTACTTCGGCCTTGAGGATTCCCCCTCATCGCTGACCAGGTGGGCAGTGGCAGAGTGTTGATGCCCCATCAGCAGATGATTCCCGCCACCGCCGCCCACGGCAAAACCGCCCATTTCCGTAAACACCTGCACGCTGTACACCCCCAGGACGATAACGATCACCGCCGGGATCAGCGTCCAGTAGGCCTCCAGAGCAAAATCCCCCTCTATCGGCACCCCATCCCCCTCCTCCCCTGGCCGCCGCCGGAATTGCACCGCAAAAATGAGAATGGTACCGGCCACCAGAAGAAACAGGGCCGTGGCAATCATCAACATCAGCTTGAAAAAGTCATCCACCAGGGGTGCCTGCGCAGACGCCTGCTCGGGGAAAAGGGACACGTGATTCCCCACCCAGATCGCCACCAGCGTGACCAGGACCCCGACCGTCAGCGTCCAAATCGCCGTCGGTATCCGTTGCATGGTTCAGGCCCCCACCTTGACCTCAGCACTACCGGTTGTAGCACGGTTATTTTCGCCTGCCGGAGAAATCTCCAGGTATTTTTAAGATTGTGGGTCTTACCCCGGGGATTCACGGCAACTTGAGGCCTATGACCCTCTAATCGGCAGCCCCTGCGTAGGTTCTGACAAGTATTTTTCCATCGGGATGACAGGATTTGAACCTGCGACCCTCTGCTCCCAAAGCAGATGCGCTACCAAACTGCGCTACATCCCGCTGCTCTCAATCTTAACCTAAGGATGCTTGAGATTTGGTAAAGTTCGGGTTGAAATGGGGAAATCCCTTTTAGGATGCAAATAACGCTAGGAGGAACGGGGATGGCCACAGTCGCAGCAACCCTGATTGACAGTATCCGGGCCTGGGAAATCCTGGATTCGCGGGGGCGGCCCACGCTGGCGGTGCAGGTCAATCTGGCGGATGGGGATGTGGGGGTGGCGATGGTCCCCAGTGGCGCCTCCACCGGAACCTTCGAGGCCCACGAACTCCGGGATGGGGACCCGCAGCGCTACGGGGGAGCCGGTGTGCTCAAGGCGGTCGCCAATGTGATGGAGGTCATCGAACCGGAACTCCTGGACATGGACGCCCTGGACCAGCAGGCCATTGACCAAACCCTCATTGACCTGGATGGGACGCCCAACAAGAGCCACTTGGGGGCCAATGCCATCCTCGGGGTTTCCTTAGCCGTGGCCAAAGCCGCCGCTAACGCCCTAGGGTTGCCCCTGTACCGCTATCTGGGGGGTCCCCTGAGCCACGTCCTGCCGGTGCCCCTGATGAATGTGCTCAACGGCGGCGCCCATGCCGATAACAATGTGGACATCCAGGAGTTCATGATTGTGCCGGTGGGAGCGCCCACTTTCCGGGAAGCCCTGCGCTGGGGAGCAGAAGTCTTTGCCACCCTGAAAAAAGTCCTCAAGGAGAAGAAACTCAGCACCGGCGTAGGCGATGAAGGGGGCTTTGCGCCGCATTTAGGTTCCAACCGGGAAGCCCTGGAACTCCTGGTGCAAGCCATCGAGCGGGCAGGGTACCAACCGGGAGAGCAAATCGCCCTGGCCCTGGATGTAGCCGCCAGCGAGTTTTTCCAAAACGGTCAGTACACCTACGATGGTCAACCCCATAGCCCCCAAGACCTCATGAATTACCTGGCCGAGTTGGTGCAGGACTATCCCATCGTTTCCGTGGAAGATGGCCTGGCGGAGGAGGACTGGGAACATTGGCAAATCCACACCCAGCAATTGGGGAACCGGGTGCAACTGGTGGGCGATGACTTGTTTGTGACTAATCCCACCCGCCTGCAGAAGGGGATTGACCTGGGGGTAGCTAACGCCATTCTCATCAAACTGAACCAGATCGGCACGGTGACCGAAACCCTGCACACGATGAACCTGGCCATCCGTCACGGTTACCGCTGTGTGGTTAGTCACCGGTCGGGTGAAACGGAAGACACCACCATCGCTGACCTGGCGGTAGCCACCAACGCCGGGCAGATCAAAACCGGTTCTTTGTGCCGCAGCGAACGGGTGGCCAAATACAATCGGCTCCTGGAAATCGAAGAGGAGTTGGGCAACCAGGCTGCCTATGCTCCCCGCGTTGGCCTCGGCCCCCAAGCCCGCCGTTAGCGAAAGCCCACCGCCGCCTGCCAGACAAACGCCAGGAGTAAAAACAGCACCGGGATAATCGGCAGGACATCCACGATGGGGTCAAAAATAGCGTAAGCCTCGGGTAGTTTGGCCAGCACTAGGGTCCATTCCATAAGCAACAGCCATCAGGTTCTCTTCATAGATTACCACCTGGAGGCTAGGCGCGGATCGAACCATCGGGCATCTTAGCGCCGCTCAGGTCCACCCCCGCCAGAATCGCCCGTCCCAGGTTGGCCTTGGTTAAATCCGCCCCGCTTAAATCCGCCCCGCTCAGGTTAGCCTGGGCAAGATTGGCGCCGCTAAGGTTGGCCCCCTCCAAACAGGCGCCGCTCAAATTGGCCTGGCTGAGGTTGGCCCCCGACAAATCCGCCCCCTGTAAACAAGCCCCCACAAAAATGGCATTGTTCAAAATGGCGCCGCTAATGGTCTCCCGCCGGAGGTTGGCACTGGCGTTTAACACAATCCCCCGCAGGTCAGCCCGGATGAGCACCACCCGCGTCATACAGGCTCGGGTGAGATTGGCTTCGGTGAGATTGGCGCCGCTGAGATTGGCTTCGCTGAGGAGCACCCGCGTCATACTGGCCTGGGTCAACTGGGCATCGCGCAAGTTACAACCGCTGAAATCGGCGCCGCTGAAATCCGCCCCCTGGAGATGGATCCCCCGCAAATTGGCGCTGCGCAGATTCACCCGGCTGAGGTTACAACCATCCAAAACCGGCCCGTTTAACGTAGCCTCGCTCAGGTCTGCCCCACTCAGATTGGCCCCGCTCAAGTTCGCCCAACTCAAATCAGCCCCACTTAGGTTGGCCCCGCTCAAATTGGCTTCCCGTAAATCCGCCTGGATGAGCTTGACCTTGAGGCAGTTGCTGAGACTCAAATTGGCCCCCCGGAAACAGGCCCCGCTGGCATTGCTCCACACCAAATCACACCCTTGCAGATTAATCCCGCTCAGGTCCATGTGGATTAAGACCGCTTCACTCAAGTTGAGCCGCCCGAAGTCCCGTTTACCCTGTTGGTAATGGCGCAACAGTTCCTCCGGCTCCATCAACCCCACCTCTAGCAGGCTAGCCCACTTCCATCACCCTAGCAGATTCGAAAACCGATAGCAGTGCGCCCCACCACCAAGTGGGATTACGGATTTGTGTCGCATTACGTATTTATTCACAAAATTTATAAAAAATGTTTCTTGTAGGAATTGTACTAAATTATGCATTACATCAATTCCAGTAATTTTTGGTTATAAAGCTATTTCCAGCCAAGCAATGATTAAAGCTTTTTGAGAAGTCCCGGTGATTGTAGGGGGGTTGCGGAGACGGTTTTTACGGAGATTGCGGGAGGTTGCGGTGGTGGCGAATAAATTTCTTTCGTTAAATTAAAACTACTTGCTAAATGATGTGATTCGGTAACGATTTTACGGATTCCACACAAGGAACGGTGGGGCGATGGCACAGGAACAACTACTCAAGGCACTTTTGGCGACCAAGCGGGAACAGGGCACGGGGTGTTGGGTTCTCCAGTTGGGGTCGGCGGTTTGGCAGTTTTATGTGTTTATGGGGCGATTGGTCTATGCAACAGGGGGTGTGCATCCGGTACGGCGCTGGCGACGGTTGTGGCCCCAGTACTGCCAGGAGATGCCGATGTCTCAGCTGCCAGCGGACCCGTGGCCGTGGGACTATGGGATGGTCGTCCAGGCGGTGGCAGCGGGGGCGATGACCAAGGAGCAGGCGCAAGCCTATGTGCAGGCCTGGTCCCAGGCGACATTGTTGGAGTGTTTGACCACCTGGGAGGGGCAGCCGGGGGAGGTGCAGTTGACCTGGCAGGCCGGACCAACCCTACCCCAGCGCTGGATGTTGGTGCAGGTGGATTACTGGTGGGAGGAGGTACAGCCCCAGTGGCGGCGGTGGCAGGCTGCGGGGGGTATTCGCTGGGAGCAGGCACCGGTGATTGACCGGCGGGGCCAACTGAAAAATCTGGTCTCTCCGGCGGCCTATCAGTATCTCACCCAGGTGTTGGATGGCCGTTCCACGTTCTGGGAGATTGCCCAGCGGGTGGGACGACCGGTGGAACAGGTGGCGGCGTCGTTGCGTTCTTTGATCCAGGATGGGGTAGTGATTCTCAAGGACGTGCCGGATTGGCCGCCGCCGGTGGTGCACGTAATCAAACCAGAACCGCAGCGCCCCTTGATTGCCTGTATTGACGACAGTCCGCTGGTGGCCCAGGCCCTACGCCATATCCTGGAACCCTTGGGTTACGAGGTCTGGGGGGTAACCGACCCGCTGCGTTCATTGTCCCAGTTGCTCCAGCGGCGGCCTGTGTTGATTTTTTTGGACTTGGTGATGCCGCAAACCAACGGCTACGAGGTCTGTAGCGTCCTGCGCAAGTCGGCGGCGTTTCAGCAGACGCCCATCGTCATCCTCACGGGGCAAGGGACGGTGATCGACCGGGTGCGGGCCAAACTCTGTGGTGCCAATGATTTCCTGGCCAAACCGCCGGCAGCGGAGCGGGTGGTGGAGGTGGTTCAACATCTGCTACGTCAGCCCCAGGAACCCGCCATGGCTGTTGCTAGTTAGCGCCACAGTCGGTTTTCCAAATCCCGCACTTGCCGTTCCAGGCGGTCAATCCGGCCCCGTAGCTCATCCACTTCGCTTTGGTGGGCCAGGCCCAACTCCCGGAGAATATCGCGCGTTTGCCGCCGCAGCCGGGTTTCCCAGTCCGGGCCTTGGGTCACTCGCCCCACCAATTCGTTGATCAAGGCAGTGGCCTGGTCAGGACGCAAACGCCCGCTTTGGACCCATTCGTCGCTGACTTCCCGCACCTTGTCCATCACCAGGGCCGTGGCGCCAATTCCCAAAAGCAGCAATTGCCGTAGCAGATTGTCCTGTTCCATAATTGGGGATGACGGTACGTCTCCTATTCTGACAGATGGGTTGGCGTCAGGGGATAGGGGTGCTATTGCTCCTGGGCTGGTTGGGGGGGAGCGGTCTGGCCCTGGCCCAGGAACCCCTGTGGTTGGAACTGGTGCTCAGTCAGCGGCAACTTTATGTCTGGCGGGGACGGCAACTGGTGCGGCGCTATCCGGTGGCGGTGGGCAAGCCGGGTTGGGAAACACCCCAGGGCAACTTTGTGGTGCAAACCAAGGTGAAAGACCCGGTCTGGCAAAGTTTTACGGATAAC is from Gloeomargarita sp. SRBZ-1_bins_9 and encodes:
- the ctaD gene encoding cytochrome c oxidase subunit I, which codes for MAQAQIPISHDMSVVPENHPKAWRWYHYFTFNTDHKVIGIQYLVFSFVFYLIGGLMAVVMRTELYTPDPDVIDPNLYNALLTNHGTIMIFGWIVPAAIGGFGNYLVPLMIGARDMAFPRLNALAFWLLPPAGLLLLGSFLFGGAQAGWTAYPPLSLITAPMAQSMWCLSIVLAGTSSILGAVNFIVTMAKLRVPSMPWDKMPLFCWAMLATSILTLLSTPVLAIGLILLLFDINFGTSFYKPDAGGNVIIYQHLFWFYSHPAVYLMILPIFGIMSEVIPVHARKPIFGYRAILSSSMVICFVGLFVWVHHMFTSGTPPWMRMFFTISTLIVAVPTGVKIFSWTATLWGGKIRYTSAMLFAIGLLIMFVVGGLSGVTLGTAPVDVHVHDTYYVVAHFHYVLFGGSVFGLYAGIYHWFPKMTGRMLNETLGKIHFVLTLIGANITFLPMHVLGTQGMPRRVAMYDPQFTTLNQICTIGAFILAFSVVPFLINVIWSWRWGPKAGGNPWQALTLEWTTDSPPLIENWHQLPVLTHGPYDYGKQRAEV
- a CDS encoding cytochrome c oxidase subunit II; translation: MQRIPTAIWTLTVGVLVTLVAIWVGNHVSLFPEQASAQAPLVDDFFKLMLMIATALFLLVAGTILIFAVQFRRRPGEEGDGVPIEGDFALEAYWTLIPAVIVIVLGVYSVQVFTEMGGFAVGGGGGNHLLMGHQHSATAHLVSDEGESSRPKYGFGGSGEPDVTVTVTGMQYAWIFNYPEGIVSGELHIPVHKTVQLNIKSADVIHSFWVPQFRLKQDAIPGQDTVLRFTATKVGDYPVVCAELCGAYHGAMRTRVHVHTQEDYEKWLAENLAAQNPDMASTVAVNTDHQ
- the eno gene encoding phosphopyruvate hydratase, with the translated sequence MATVAATLIDSIRAWEILDSRGRPTLAVQVNLADGDVGVAMVPSGASTGTFEAHELRDGDPQRYGGAGVLKAVANVMEVIEPELLDMDALDQQAIDQTLIDLDGTPNKSHLGANAILGVSLAVAKAAANALGLPLYRYLGGPLSHVLPVPLMNVLNGGAHADNNVDIQEFMIVPVGAPTFREALRWGAEVFATLKKVLKEKKLSTGVGDEGGFAPHLGSNREALELLVQAIERAGYQPGEQIALALDVAASEFFQNGQYTYDGQPHSPQDLMNYLAELVQDYPIVSVEDGLAEEDWEHWQIHTQQLGNRVQLVGDDLFVTNPTRLQKGIDLGVANAILIKLNQIGTVTETLHTMNLAIRHGYRCVVSHRSGETEDTTIADLAVATNAGQIKTGSLCRSERVAKYNRLLEIEEELGNQAAYAPRVGLGPQARR
- a CDS encoding photosystem II reaction center protein K, whose amino-acid sequence is MEWTLVLAKLPEAYAIFDPIVDVLPIIPVLFLLLAFVWQAAVGFR
- a CDS encoding pentapeptide repeat-containing protein — protein: MEPEELLRHYQQGKRDFGRLNLSEAVLIHMDLSGINLQGCDLVWSNASGACFRGANLSLSNCLKVKLIQADLREANLSGANLSGADLSWANLSGANLSGADLSEATLNGPVLDGCNLSRVNLRSANLRGIHLQGADFSGADFSGCNLRDAQLTQASMTRVLLSEANLSGANLTEANLTRACMTRVVLIRADLRGIVLNASANLRRETISGAILNNAIFVGACLQGADLSGANLSQANLSGACLEGANLSGANLAQANLSGADLSGADLTKANLGRAILAGVDLSGAKMPDGSIRA
- a CDS encoding response regulator, which codes for MAQEQLLKALLATKREQGTGCWVLQLGSAVWQFYVFMGRLVYATGGVHPVRRWRRLWPQYCQEMPMSQLPADPWPWDYGMVVQAVAAGAMTKEQAQAYVQAWSQATLLECLTTWEGQPGEVQLTWQAGPTLPQRWMLVQVDYWWEEVQPQWRRWQAAGGIRWEQAPVIDRRGQLKNLVSPAAYQYLTQVLDGRSTFWEIAQRVGRPVEQVAASLRSLIQDGVVILKDVPDWPPPVVHVIKPEPQRPLIACIDDSPLVAQALRHILEPLGYEVWGVTDPLRSLSQLLQRRPVLIFLDLVMPQTNGYEVCSVLRKSAAFQQTPIVILTGQGTVIDRVRAKLCGANDFLAKPPAAERVVEVVQHLLRQPQEPAMAVAS
- a CDS encoding phasin family protein, giving the protein MEQDNLLRQLLLLGIGATALVMDKVREVSDEWVQSGRLRPDQATALINELVGRVTQGPDWETRLRRQTRDILRELGLAHQSEVDELRGRIDRLERQVRDLENRLWR
- a CDS encoding L,D-transpeptidase, with the protein product MGWRQGIGVLLLLGWLGGSGLALAQEPLWLELVLSQRQLYVWRGRQLVRRYPVAVGKPGWETPQGNFVVQTKVKDPVWQSFTDNRLIPAGHPKNPLGRHWIGFWSDGVDAIGFHGTPYPETIGKAVSHGCVRLHPHHIAELFEWVDIGTPVRVRR